From Channa argus isolate prfri chromosome 18, Channa argus male v1.0, whole genome shotgun sequence, the proteins below share one genomic window:
- the atp5fa1 gene encoding ATP synthase subunit alpha, mitochondrial has product MLSVRVAAALVRTLPRRAGFVTKNVAAACVGAKNLHTTRPWLQKTGTAEVSSILEEKIMGADTSADLEETGRVLSIGDGIARVYGLRNVQAEEMVEFSSGLKGMSLNLEPDNVGVVVFGNDKLIKEGDIVKRTGAIVDVPVGEELLGRVVDALGNAIDGKGPLGSKIRRRVGLKAPGIIPRISVREPMQTGIKAVDSLVPIGRGQRELIIGDRQTGKTAIAIDTIINQKRFNEGTDEKKKLYCIYVAIGQKRSTVAQLVKRLTDADAMKYTIVVSATASDAAPLQYLAPYSGCSMGEYFRDNGKHALIIYDDLSKQAVAYRQMSLLLRRPPGREAYPGDVFYLHSRLLERAAKMNDNFGGGSLTALPVIETQAGDVSAYIPTNVISITDGQIFLETELFYKGIRPAINVGLSVSRVGSAAQTRAMKQVAGTMKLELAQYREVAAFAQFGSDLDAATQQLLNRGVRLTELLKQGQYSPMAIEEQVAVIYAGVRGHLDKMEPSKITRFEKAFLQHILSQHQDLLGAIRVDGQISEASDAKLKQIVLNFLSSFE; this is encoded by the exons GTAACGAAGAATGTTGCTGCAGCATGTGTAGGTGCCAAGAACCTGCACACAACTCGTCCTTGGCTGCAGAAAACAG GCACTGCAGAGGTATCCTCTATTCTGGAGGAGAAGATCATGGGAGCTGACACCAGTGCGGATTTGGAAGAGACTGGTCGTGTTCTGTCCATTGGTGATGGTATTGCTAGAGTGTACGGTCTTAGGAACGTGCAGGCCGAAGAGATGGTGGAGTTCTCTTCTGGTTTGAAG ggCATGTCTCTGAACTTGGAGCCTGACAATGTTGGAGTTGTGGTGTTTGGTAACGATAAGCTGATCAAGGAGGGCGACATTGTCAAGAGAACAGGTGCTATTGTAGATGTTCCTGTTGGTGAAGAGCTGCTGGGTCGTGTTGTTGATGCTCTGGGAAATGCCATCGATGGAAAG GGCCCTCTTGGCTCCAAGATCCGTAGGCGTGTAGGTCTGAAGGCCCCAGGCATCATCCCTCGTATATCTGTGAGGGAGCCTATGCAGACTGGCATCAAAGCTGTGGACAGTTTGGTCCCCATCGGCCGAGGACAGCGTGAGCTCATCATTGGAGACAGGCAGACAGG CAAAACCGCCATTGCTATCGACACAATCATCAACCAGAAGCGCTTCAATGAGGGAACTGATGAGAAGAAGAAGCTGTATTGCATTTACGTTGCAATTGGTCAGAAGAGATCAACAGTGGCTCAGCTGGTGAAGAGGCTGACTGATGCAGATGCCATGAAATATACCATTGTTGTTTCTGCTACTGCCTCTGATGCTGCTCCACTGCAGTACCTGGCTCCTTATTCTGGCTGCTCCATGGGAGAATACTTCAGAGACAATGGCAAGCACGCCCTCATTATCTATGATGATCTGTCCAAGCAG GCTGTTGCCTACCGTCAGATGTCCCTGCTGCTTCGTCGTCCCCCTGGTCGTGAAGCATACCCAGGAGATGTCTTCTACTTGCATTCCCGTCTGCTGGAGAGAGCTGCTAAGATGAACGACAATTTTGGTGGCGGTTCCCTCACAGCCCTTCCTGTTATTGAGACACAGGCTGGCGATGTGTCAGCCTACATTCCCACTAATGTCATCTCCATTACAGATGGACAG ATCTTTTTGGAAACTGAGCTTTTCTACAAGGGTATTCGTCCAGCCATTAATGTGGGTCTGTCGGTGTCGCGTGTCGGATCTGCTGCCCAGACCAGGGCCATGAAGCAG GTGGCAGGTACCATGAAGCTGGAGCTGGCCCAGTACCGAGAGGTCGCTGCCTTTGCTCAGTTTGGATCTGATTTGGATGCTGCCACTCAGCAACTGCTGAACCGTGGTGTTCGTCTGACTGAGCTCCTCAAACAGGGACAGTACT CTCCCATGGCTATTGAAGAACAGGTAGCAGTCATTTATGCTGGTGTGAGGGGACATCTGGACAAAATGGAGCCTAGCAAGATCACAAGGTTTGAGAAGGCGTTCCTGCAGCACATCCTTAGCCAGCACCAAGACCTGCTGGGAGCTATTAG GGTTGATGGCCAAATCTCTGAGGCGTCCGATGCCAAGCTCAAGCAAATTGTGTTAAATTTCCTCTCCAGCTTTGAGTAA
- the hwa gene encoding protein huluwa, with product MSQNSQGTPANLTEGYRVTNLTLVVLLLIPCVVILLLLNCLFLGYKLLILSKSRQKREDTEEILLHSTMHRVRRVSDVAFPPLRDGRAYMSLSEPVLPHPVTSSRASSRERVRVDHRIRLLRPDGATGSGSMRAPSTIRATSSAAGLSPKLGLPPGSRTYSVSKGGWCRSAPVLAQSSDSEAETRVNLVPPNSPMETEHAGHIHRSSTYEMLTDPDVAVHVFDKVDQLCEYTNAPSEMSCLNTSAVGPGLDSDFGASAGVSLRILSADSDSLSNGVLASALEWDYYDPCYVKQNNVPRHKNHRPAVHTKQYWV from the exons ATGTCGCAAAACAGTCAGGGCACACCAGCAAATCTGACTGAAGGATACCGTGTGACAAATTTGACTCTTGTCGTCCTTTTGCTCATACCTTGTGTCGTCATTCTGCTTCTGCTGAACTGCCTCTTCCTGGGTTACAAGTTGCTCATCCTGTCCAAGAGCAGGCAAAAACGAGAGGACACTGAAGAGATTCTTTTGCACTCCACCATGCACAGGGTCAGGAGAGTATCTGATGTGGCATTCCCCCCGCTGCGGGACGGCAGAGCCTACATGTCTCTGTCAGAGCCTGTCCTGCCGCATCCTGTCACCTCCTCCAGGGCTTCATCCAGGGAGAGGGTCAGAGTGGATCACAGAATCCGGCTTCTAAGGCCAGATGGTGCAACCGGCTCAGGTTCCATGAGGGCGCCGAGCACCATCCGGGCCACTTCCTCTGCAGCGGGTTTAAGCCCCAAACTCGGCTTGCCCCCCGGGTCACGGACATACAGCGTCAGTAAAGGGGGATGGTGTAGAAGTGCACCAGTCTTAGCGCAGTCCAGCGATTCTGAGGCTGAAACCAGAGTGAACCTTGTTCCGCCAAACTCTCCCATG GAGACCGAACATGCTGGTCACATACATCGGAGCAGTACATATGAGATGCTGACAGACCCAGATGTCGCAGTGCATGTGTTTGACAAAGTAGACCAGCTGTGCGAGTACACAAACGCACCTTCGGAGATGTCCTGTCTGAACACATCTGCAGTGGGTCCTGGACTGGACAGCGATTTTGGTGCAAGTGCAG GCGTCTCCCTGCGGATTCTGTCAGCAGACAGTGACAGTCTTTCCAACGGTGTGCTGGCCTCAGCTTTGGAGTGGGATTACTACGACCCCTGctatgtcaaacaaaacaatgtaccCAGACATAAAAACCACCGACCTGCAGTGCACACCAAACAGTACTGGGTGTAA
- the zgc:122979 gene encoding dnaJ homolog subfamily B member 5, with amino-acid sequence MVLIWTQFGVKHKNVNVKCKVRVMHRGDSSGSSSSAESTRSEQDTPCLSIKPTGKDFYKVLGVAPESNEDEIKKAYRKMALKFHPDKNSDADAADRFKEIAEAYEILTDPKKRSIYDQFGEEGLKNGLSMAGQGNVFHGNFPTDPHATFSSFFHGSDHFDIFFGSDVDGDDDLFNPFRRFPFSHVGGFAGHEGGLRRGQRRLQRKAVLHDLLVTLEEVMHGCTKHVKITRSRLNPDGRSLHSEEKVLNVVVKKGWKAGTKITFPREGDETPNSTPADISFILRDQEHPQYKRDGSNIVYTASITLKEALCGCTVNVPTLDNRMMPLPCSDVIKPGAVRRLRGEGLPLPKSPSHRGDLVVEFQVLFPDRIPPQSREIIKHSLAQC; translated from the exons ATGGTTCTCATCTGGACCCAGTTCGGTGTGAAgcacaaaaatgtcaatgtcaagtGCAAAGTGAGAGTTATGCACAGAGGAGACAGCTCAGGATCATCATCATCTGCG GAAAGCACCAGGTCTGAACAGGACACACCCTGTCTCTCAATCAAACCCACAGGCAAGGACTTCTACAAAGTCCTGGGTGTCGCCCCTGAATCTAATGAGGATGAGATCAAGAAGGCCTACAGAAAAATGGCTCTCAAGTTCCACCCGGACAAGAACAGCGATGCTGATGCAGCAGACAGGTTCAAAGAGATCGCAGAAGCCTATGAGATCCTGACTGACCCCAAAAAGAGGAGCATATATGACCAGTTTGGGGAAGAAG GCCTTAAAAATGGACTGTCAATGGCCGGTCAAGGCAACGTGTTCCACGGTAACTTCCCCACTGATCCCCACGCAaccttctcctccttcttccaTGGATCCGACCACTTTGACATCTTCTTCGGCAGCGACGTAGATGGCGACGATGACCTCTTCAACCCCTTCAGACGCTTCCCGTTCAGCCACGTGGGCGGGTTTGCAGGCCACGAAGGCGGGCTGCGAAGAGGTCAGCGGCGTCTGCAGCGCAAGGCGGTACTGCACGACCTGCTGGTGACCCTAGAGGAGGTGATGCACGGCTGCACAAAGCACGTGAAGATCACCCGCAGCCGCCTCAACCCTGATGGCCGCAGCCTGCACTCTGAAGAAAAGGTGCTTAATGTAGTGGTGAAGAAAGGCTGGAAAGCCGGGACCAAGATCACCTTCCCCAGGGAGGGAGATGAGACACCCAACAGCACCCCTGCAGACATCAGCTTCATTCTCAGGGACCAGGAGCACCCTCAGTATAAGAGAGACGGCTCCAACATTGTCTACACAGCCAGCATCACCCTCAAAGAG GCTCTATGTGGCTGCACAGTTAACGTCCCCACACTTGACAACCGAATGATGCCTCTGCCATGCAGTGATGTTATTAAACCCGGCGCTGTACGGCGGCTGAGGGGTGAGGGTCTGCCTTTGCCCAAGAGCCCATCCCATCGAGGCGACTTAGTGGTGGAGTTCCAGGTGCTTTTCCCCGACAGGATCCCGCCACAGTCCCGTGAAATCATCAAGCACAGCCTGGCGCAGTGCTAG
- the LOC137103939 gene encoding urea transporter 1-like isoform X1: MDNNNQHSHEEASAQSLFFRAVQLFTGDMRTCREWVKKQSIVIQLVDWIFRGIAQVIFVNNPLSGLLITAGLFLQNPWWALNGLLGTLVSTVSAIVLQQNREAVSAGLYGYNGTLVGILMAVFSANGSWYWWLLLPNIFMSMLCPVVSSALSSVANKWDLPVVTLPFNILVYLHIAATGVHHPYFPEVDIQPKIPLNDSMKSLSVFQLFLSVPAGVGQVYGCDSPWTGGLILLALLLSSPIICFHAMVGSAAGMMSGLALAAAHKDIYSGLWGYNSALSCIAIGGVFYVITWQTHLLAVMCALLSAYMTSAISKLMSVFALPACTWPFCLSTLIFLLISSEIAAICRLPLSVVSYPEENRRYQKQLKASEKVQHSQQRSSQEEASLKDYEGPNTPFVGEKGCSESV; the protein is encoded by the exons ATGGACAACAACAACCAGCATTCACACGAGGAAGCTTCAGCTCAATCCCTTTTCTTCAGAGCTGTGCAGCTTTTCACTGGGGACATGCGCACCTGTAGAGAGTGGGTGAAAA AACAGTCTATAGTAATCCAGCTGGTGGACTGGATTTTCCGTGGGATCGCCCAGGTGATATTTGTTAACAACCCTCTCAGTGGGCTCTTGATCACGGCGGGCCTCTTCCTGCAGAACCCTTGGTGGGCTCTGAATGGCCTGCTGGGTACTTTGGTTTCCACTGTGTCTGCAATTGTGCTGCAACAAAACAG GGAGGCCGTATCAGCCGGTTTATATGGCTACAATGGAACTTTGGTTGGCATACTGATGGCTGTTTTCTCTGCCAATGGAAGCTGGTACTGGTGGCTTTTACTGCCAAATATCTTCATGTCCATGCTGTG CCCAGTTGTCTCAAGTGCTTTGTCCTCAGTTGCCAACAAATGGGACCTCCCAGTAGTCACTCTGCCCTTTAATATTTTGGTGTACCTGCACATTGCAGCTACAGGAGTCCATCACCCCTACTTTCCTGAG GTGGATATCCAGCCGAAAATCCCTCTGAATGACTCAATGAAAAGCCTCAGTGTCTTTCAG TTATTCCTGTCGGTGCCAGCTGGTGTTGGCCAGGTGTATGGCTGCGACAGTCCTTGGACAGGAGGTCTCATCCTCCTGGCCCTGCTGCTCTCCTCACCAATTATATGTTTCCATGCCATGGTGGGATCTGCTGCTGGCATGATGTCTG GACTTGCTCTGGCAGCTGCTCACAAGGATATTTACTCAGGACTGTGGGGATATAACAGTGCTCTGTCCTGCATTGCTATTGGAGGGGTCTTCTATGTCATAACATGGCAAACACATCTATTGGCAGTAATGTGTG CACTTCTCTCTGCCTACATGACTTCAGCGATCTCAAAACTGATGTCTGTA TTTGCATTACCGGCCTGCACGTGGCCTTTCTGCTTGTCGactctcatcttcctcctcattTCCTCTGAGATTGCAGCCATCTGCAGACTGCCTCTGTCTGTGGTCTCGTACCCTGAGGAAAATCGACGCTACCAGAAACAATTAAAGGCCTCAGAGAAAGTTCAGCACAGTCAGCAGAGGAGCAGCCAAGAAGAGGCCTCGCTGAAGGACTACGAAGGACCAAATACCCCGTTTGTTGGGGAGAAGGGCTGCAGTGAATCTGTATGA
- the LOC137103939 gene encoding urea transporter 2-like isoform X2, with translation MDNNNQHSHEEASAQSLFFRAVQLFTGDMRTCREWVKKQSIVIQLVDWIFRGIAQVIFVNNPLSGLLITAGLFLQNPWWALNGLLGTLVSTVSAIVLQQNREAVSAGLYGYNGTLVGILMAVFSANGSWYWWLLLPNIFMSMLCPVVSSALSSVANKWDLPVVTLPFNILVYLHIAATGVHHPYFPEVDIQPKIPLNDSMKSLSVFQLFLSVPAGVGQVYGCDSPWTGGLILLALLLSSPIICFHAMVGSAAGMMSGLALAAAHKDIYSGLWGYNSALSCIAIGGVFYVITWQTHLLAVMCALLSAYMTSAISKLMSVIAAICRLPLSVVSYPEENRRYQKQLKASEKVQHSQQRSSQEEASLKDYEGPNTPFVGEKGCSESV, from the exons ATGGACAACAACAACCAGCATTCACACGAGGAAGCTTCAGCTCAATCCCTTTTCTTCAGAGCTGTGCAGCTTTTCACTGGGGACATGCGCACCTGTAGAGAGTGGGTGAAAA AACAGTCTATAGTAATCCAGCTGGTGGACTGGATTTTCCGTGGGATCGCCCAGGTGATATTTGTTAACAACCCTCTCAGTGGGCTCTTGATCACGGCGGGCCTCTTCCTGCAGAACCCTTGGTGGGCTCTGAATGGCCTGCTGGGTACTTTGGTTTCCACTGTGTCTGCAATTGTGCTGCAACAAAACAG GGAGGCCGTATCAGCCGGTTTATATGGCTACAATGGAACTTTGGTTGGCATACTGATGGCTGTTTTCTCTGCCAATGGAAGCTGGTACTGGTGGCTTTTACTGCCAAATATCTTCATGTCCATGCTGTG CCCAGTTGTCTCAAGTGCTTTGTCCTCAGTTGCCAACAAATGGGACCTCCCAGTAGTCACTCTGCCCTTTAATATTTTGGTGTACCTGCACATTGCAGCTACAGGAGTCCATCACCCCTACTTTCCTGAG GTGGATATCCAGCCGAAAATCCCTCTGAATGACTCAATGAAAAGCCTCAGTGTCTTTCAG TTATTCCTGTCGGTGCCAGCTGGTGTTGGCCAGGTGTATGGCTGCGACAGTCCTTGGACAGGAGGTCTCATCCTCCTGGCCCTGCTGCTCTCCTCACCAATTATATGTTTCCATGCCATGGTGGGATCTGCTGCTGGCATGATGTCTG GACTTGCTCTGGCAGCTGCTCACAAGGATATTTACTCAGGACTGTGGGGATATAACAGTGCTCTGTCCTGCATTGCTATTGGAGGGGTCTTCTATGTCATAACATGGCAAACACATCTATTGGCAGTAATGTGTG CACTTCTCTCTGCCTACATGACTTCAGCGATCTCAAAACTGATGTCTGTA ATTGCAGCCATCTGCAGACTGCCTCTGTCTGTGGTCTCGTACCCTGAGGAAAATCGACGCTACCAGAAACAATTAAAGGCCTCAGAGAAAGTTCAGCACAGTCAGCAGAGGAGCAGCCAAGAAGAGGCCTCGCTGAAGGACTACGAAGGACCAAATACCCCGTTTGTTGGGGAGAAGGGCTGCAGTGAATCTGTATGA
- the LOC137103939 gene encoding urea transporter 2-like isoform X4 yields MDNNNQHSHEEASAQSLFFRAVQLFTGDMRTCREWVKKQSIVIQLVDWIFRGIAQVIFVNNPLSGLLITAGLFLQNPWWALNGLLGTLVSTVSAIVLQQNREAVSAGLYGYNGTLVGILMAVFSANGSWYWWLLLPNIFMSMLCPVVSSALSSVANKWDLPVVTLPFNILVYLHIAATGVHHPYFPEVDIQPKIPLNDSMKSLSVFQLFLSVPAGVGQVYGCDSPWTGGLILLALLLSSPIICFHAMVGSAAGMMSGLALAAAHKDIYSGLWGYNSALSCIAIGGVFYVITWQTHLLAVMCALLSAYMTSAISKLMSVVNCSHLQTASVCGLVP; encoded by the exons ATGGACAACAACAACCAGCATTCACACGAGGAAGCTTCAGCTCAATCCCTTTTCTTCAGAGCTGTGCAGCTTTTCACTGGGGACATGCGCACCTGTAGAGAGTGGGTGAAAA AACAGTCTATAGTAATCCAGCTGGTGGACTGGATTTTCCGTGGGATCGCCCAGGTGATATTTGTTAACAACCCTCTCAGTGGGCTCTTGATCACGGCGGGCCTCTTCCTGCAGAACCCTTGGTGGGCTCTGAATGGCCTGCTGGGTACTTTGGTTTCCACTGTGTCTGCAATTGTGCTGCAACAAAACAG GGAGGCCGTATCAGCCGGTTTATATGGCTACAATGGAACTTTGGTTGGCATACTGATGGCTGTTTTCTCTGCCAATGGAAGCTGGTACTGGTGGCTTTTACTGCCAAATATCTTCATGTCCATGCTGTG CCCAGTTGTCTCAAGTGCTTTGTCCTCAGTTGCCAACAAATGGGACCTCCCAGTAGTCACTCTGCCCTTTAATATTTTGGTGTACCTGCACATTGCAGCTACAGGAGTCCATCACCCCTACTTTCCTGAG GTGGATATCCAGCCGAAAATCCCTCTGAATGACTCAATGAAAAGCCTCAGTGTCTTTCAG TTATTCCTGTCGGTGCCAGCTGGTGTTGGCCAGGTGTATGGCTGCGACAGTCCTTGGACAGGAGGTCTCATCCTCCTGGCCCTGCTGCTCTCCTCACCAATTATATGTTTCCATGCCATGGTGGGATCTGCTGCTGGCATGATGTCTG GACTTGCTCTGGCAGCTGCTCACAAGGATATTTACTCAGGACTGTGGGGATATAACAGTGCTCTGTCCTGCATTGCTATTGGAGGGGTCTTCTATGTCATAACATGGCAAACACATCTATTGGCAGTAATGTGTG CACTTCTCTCTGCCTACATGACTTCAGCGATCTCAAAACTGATGTCTGTAGTAA ATTGCAGCCATCTGCAGACTGCCTCTGTCTGTGGTCTCGTACCCTGA
- the LOC137103939 gene encoding urea transporter 2-like isoform X3 — MDNNNQHSHEEASAQSLFFRAVQLFTGDMRTCREWVKKQSIVIQLVDWIFRGIAQVIFVNNPLSGLLITAGLFLQNPWWALNGLLGTLVSTVSAIVLQQNREAVSAGLYGYNGTLVGILMAVFSANGSWYWWLLLPNIFMSMLCPVVSSALSSVANKWDLPVVTLPFNILVYLHIAATGVHHPYFPEVDIQPKIPLNDSMKSLSVFQLFLSVPAGVGQVYGCDSPWTGGLILLALLLSSPIICFHAMVGSAAGMMSGLALAAAHKDIYSGLWGYNSALSCIAIGGVFYVITWQTHLLAVMCALLSAYMTSAISKLMSVVICITGLHVAFLLVDSHLPPHFL, encoded by the exons ATGGACAACAACAACCAGCATTCACACGAGGAAGCTTCAGCTCAATCCCTTTTCTTCAGAGCTGTGCAGCTTTTCACTGGGGACATGCGCACCTGTAGAGAGTGGGTGAAAA AACAGTCTATAGTAATCCAGCTGGTGGACTGGATTTTCCGTGGGATCGCCCAGGTGATATTTGTTAACAACCCTCTCAGTGGGCTCTTGATCACGGCGGGCCTCTTCCTGCAGAACCCTTGGTGGGCTCTGAATGGCCTGCTGGGTACTTTGGTTTCCACTGTGTCTGCAATTGTGCTGCAACAAAACAG GGAGGCCGTATCAGCCGGTTTATATGGCTACAATGGAACTTTGGTTGGCATACTGATGGCTGTTTTCTCTGCCAATGGAAGCTGGTACTGGTGGCTTTTACTGCCAAATATCTTCATGTCCATGCTGTG CCCAGTTGTCTCAAGTGCTTTGTCCTCAGTTGCCAACAAATGGGACCTCCCAGTAGTCACTCTGCCCTTTAATATTTTGGTGTACCTGCACATTGCAGCTACAGGAGTCCATCACCCCTACTTTCCTGAG GTGGATATCCAGCCGAAAATCCCTCTGAATGACTCAATGAAAAGCCTCAGTGTCTTTCAG TTATTCCTGTCGGTGCCAGCTGGTGTTGGCCAGGTGTATGGCTGCGACAGTCCTTGGACAGGAGGTCTCATCCTCCTGGCCCTGCTGCTCTCCTCACCAATTATATGTTTCCATGCCATGGTGGGATCTGCTGCTGGCATGATGTCTG GACTTGCTCTGGCAGCTGCTCACAAGGATATTTACTCAGGACTGTGGGGATATAACAGTGCTCTGTCCTGCATTGCTATTGGAGGGGTCTTCTATGTCATAACATGGCAAACACATCTATTGGCAGTAATGTGTG CACTTCTCTCTGCCTACATGACTTCAGCGATCTCAAAACTGATGTCTGTAGTAA TTTGCATTACCGGCCTGCACGTGGCCTTTCTGCTTGTCGactctcatcttcctcctcattTCCTCTGA